CTATGTACCTTCTGACGGATTATGATCCACGACATGAACtgcaaataaaagaaatgtgtgTGAATGTCATCAGaatgtgaataaataaatgtgttaaatattgaacattgtgtatcaaaacatttttctctttaacATCTTTTTATGAAGCAATTTTATCgaaggttttatttatattattattgttaaataatggTAATATAGgtaaaacatttgaatatatgtttgttatgtactttttatattataaattctaaaGAATAGGAATGAAATGTcttcgtaaaattaaataccttGGGCTGCGGCAATGGCAACCAAAGCCAATAAAAcgatctgaaaaaaaaaaagttttttaatctgttatttttttatatctgtacCGATTGAATATATTCGTACgtgaaaacaaaagataagGAGGTTACAAGTAAGTTATAGTGTTATCacttagataaaattatttcgttcCGTTATGAGGTCAGTCTGGGTCAACCTAAGAAatcagtaaaaataaacaaaagttaaTTATAGTTAGATGTAGTCTTAATATGTTTAGATAACCTCACTAAAAAGGTCTGTCAACAATCATGAAGGTGCTTGTGTTCTCgtttttgtctttatttaaataactgatCAAATACCGTGATGTTTCATTACAGAATAGTGttatctacaattttttttttaccgtcAGTTTTCAATGACGAAACACCTTTATAAAACCAACATACTTTATAAAACCATGTTGTCATTCTTTGCAAATCTAAGAAATGTATACTagtatattgatttttttccaatttcGGGAAAATGCAGTGTTAGGAAAGGTTAAATATGCTaaactatttgttaaattattgccatttcttaaaaaaaaaattaataataatccaaacattttttacaagcACAATACtgtgttttgtttgttgttacaataatttgttaaatgtcACGATTAATTAActgtaacattattaaacttgactaaaaattaagaaataaataacaaacaaaaagaaaaagaggTGATATACAATTTTACGTATAGGTAAATATTACCTATATTGTAAATTACTCCGGAGgcctttaaacttttaatttttgtgtatctatatttattatctatgtttCGACAGATATTTCGGAATTGGAAATTCGCGGTAAAATTGATTGCAAATGTTTCATACAAGTAACTacttgtatgtgtgtgtgacCTACGCATCTACTCGGTCAGAAATCGCCGGAGATGATTTCATATTCCAGACAAGACCTTATTCAATTAATCTTAAACCTCTCATAACCAatctctaattttatttgtgaaagCAATATGAAAATTCGCTCTTTGATTTTTCAGTTTCACATACAAAACTAACCATGAAGTCTTTTTCTTAATTcaactataataattaatactaacgaaaataatttaaataaatttagtaaattgtAGATTAGTGAGTaaaaattacgaattaaaaattaggACATTAAGTgcgttatttaatatttttcatacgtttatatttcatttgtataatacgaaatatttttataataaaaaaataaaccaaacattggaaaatatgaaaaaaaatctatagaaAAATCTCATGTATTTCACAAAATCAACTtgtctgaaaaaaataaatttgaagcaCGGTATTAATAAaaccgtttaaaaataatcggtaaaaaaattaatgtacgTACCAAAGCGGTTTTCATTttggataattaaaaaaaatgcagtaCTGGATGAAATCTGATCACAAAttatatgtgttttattttgaacgaTGTCTTTTATAAAGCTGCAAACCCCTCCGCCCCGCTCCGCCCGCGTCCCGCCTCAGTTCAAGGTCAATATTAGGTAAGTAATGATTAAATATctcaaacaaataatattatttttcctgTTCAATTACTGCTAAATTAACAGACGATCATTTTCCATGTATTTGGCAGtagataatatttgtttacgtGAAGTACAATTAATGCtacataaacaatattattaactaaaaacaTGCTCTAATTAAGGACTGTCTAATTGtatttaagttattgttaCGAAACATTATATACTCATTTTATccgaacaaaaaataataagtagtaaTGTTTCGGTAACGAAAACCCTTAGTAATAGGTGAATTTATTTGGAcgatatatttgtaatgtatgtttgttactagaaaattattatttatttcaaataataatttttaatcaatcaTAGTAAACagaattagtaaaatattaatataaaataaaattctgttTACTATGATTGAGTCATTGAGAGTACGAATACCTATAATTATTCAAGCTGTATCCGGGATTCAGCATAGTATTGCTCAAACAAAGTCATCTTCGAATTGTTatcttaaatattgaattaattaacgaGCAAACGCAAACTTTACAacccaaaataaaattacataacaatGTAGGGACTTAAGTTGTTTTGTAATTGTGTGTATACGTGTGAAGTCATAACTTTGTGATAGttgaatttataacaatttttatctcAATAGTGGCATCGAAAACTTCTgagaaatttattgttatacaaCAGTTGGACAAACaggaatattttgttaattacgtAACATATGATACGAAGTTTTATCGGTTTGTATaccaaaatatagtttttttttaatcttttaacgtcaataaattttttgtctgtccatgtattacattaattttacgtTTTCAGTTTTCGCTAGTTTCTTTTTTCTGCACATTTAGTATTGTAGGGCTTTATAGTTTGAGACATAAACATGAAGGTAACTTAAGTAAGTACAatccaataataaaatattagtactaTTAAACCTTTAGTGATAAACGATTTAATAAATGCTAAGATGATTTACGACTCGCGATCTGCAGGAAAACCagttgacatttaaatattctcaCTTTAAACATCTTAAAATAGTTGTGCAGTGTGTGCATATTTAAGACATTAAATCTTGACCCGAACTCAAGTAGTTTTTTTACGGTAATCAATAAATCACATTTTTGTATCTAGAACCGGATTATATAATGCTCAATGTAATcagctttaaatttaatattctatgGATGATGACGTTAACAAGCTAGAATGACTGAGCACGAAtgaacttaatttatatttactttcatcctaatttaatatttactgtcCGCGCCATCGCCAATCGTTTGTATCGGATCTTATCCTTCTAATAAGGCTAGAAAATAAGAAGAGGGAAATTTACCACTTACGAAACACATGTACAATGAAATGTGTGTGATCCACCCTTTTTCGTTCAAGTATTTCgattcatttaaattcaatgataaaacaaagattatcTTTAAggattaacataattaaagtaacataaattcagattaaactaaaaaccctaaaattataaagccGGACCGATTGTTAACTTCCTttgctttttaaaacttaGTGTCGAGAAGTCAACGTCAAATGTCGACAAAAATGACAACAAATTTATTGACAAATGTTCATAATGTTTTGTCCAGGGAATCGGATAAGAACTGTTATTTAGTGCAAGGCAATTACCAATATTATCATTATGGTTGTGACGGTTTTGACGATAGGGTAACCTAAAATTTGACTATTCAATTCAAGCTAACTTTTACACGGAAATGAAGGAAGTAAGTGAGGTTAGGTTTGATTAAAATGAtggaattatattattttagggCTGGGGATGTGGGTACAGAACATTACAAACACTATGTTCCTGGCTAAATCTAAACtataagaatataaatacagtaccatctataaaagaaattcaagAAATCCTAGTTGAATTAGAAGATAAACCTAAAAGCTTTTTGGGATCGAGACAATGGATTGGTAGTTTTGAggtaaatttagatttattttaaagaaatacataaaCGGCTAAATTGTCTCCATTATATTGTTTTGCCGAAATGTGctaaaaagttaaatgaaaataagaaataaattatttagctctatgaaaaactattatttttaggtCTGTCTTGTTATTGACAAGCTGTATGATGTTCCATGCAAAATTGTTCATGTTAATAAAGGCGATGAACTGGAAAAAATAACAGATATTTTGAAGGTTCATTTTACTACTTTTGGGAGTCCTATTATGATGGGAGGAGATGTAGACTGTTCATCGAAAGGTGTCATGGGAGTGAAAGTCTCTGAAAGAAACAGCAGCCTTTTAATAGTGGTAATAttaccattattttatttatttagactgGTTTAGGTGATGTTTGGATGAATTGATACTTTTGGAGagtaaaaaatcaatagatttatttaccAAGAGTGATCACATTCCATcatttagaatataaattatattttcagtttttaaaattactagctgtcgcccgcgactctgtctgcgcagaattaaaaaaaaacttaataactagcctgtgttcttccagactatgttctacaactgtgccaaattttatgaaGATCTGTTgggccgttctggagataccttctaacaaagatccatccatcgaaacattcgaatttatattagtatgacAGCTTTTCCACAACTATGTCCacatagaattttaaaaatttagtaataaatttagcctatgttactcagtaATAGTGTTTGTATCTAAtggcaaaataatttttgagaCCAGTCCAGTAGGAGTTTAttcataatatacaaaataattttataacaggaTCCACATTATTTTGGAAAAGAGCAGTCAAAGGAATTCCTGAAGAACAAAGACTGGGTGAAATGGCAGCCATTGAATGACTTTTTGAGTACATCTTTCTATAATCTATGCTTGCCACAAGTAAAGGCAAATAAACAGATTTGAACAACTAaaatttacagaaaaattatgaagaaacaaaataaaacatgtaatacaaaaatcagtctttatttcatctctatgaatatacaattaataaatttatcaacaAATATTAGTTGTTAAGTTGGTAGTATTGACAATACTGTATTGACTAACGGTTGTTGTCTTTGTTATTCTTTTTgcagaaataaataactacattTCTTTATATGGACATTAACAAGACAAGTAGTGacttacaaataacaaaacttaaagatattttacatatcgaggggtgaaaaGCCTTAGGTAAAAGCCTTAGGtgaaatagcctttcacccctcgatattATCATTTCATCACATTTTTAAGCTAACGGATGGTACAATGAAGTATGTATCGTTTTTGTTGGAAtatagtttttctttgttattaaacTGTCGTCTATGCGTTTTAACTCGTCATGCACGCGTTTACGACGCGCGTGTTGACACTACGCGGATATCGTTCCGGCCGCAGTGAACTTTTGTAGCTATGTGTAACTGTTCAGTCAGTGTTCATGATGAGGCAGACACCCTGCAGCACCCAGTGGCTAATGTGCTCAGCGGTCCACAGGTCCGACTCAAATACCAGACCCACACCCATAGCGTTACGTCGCTGCGAGGTTGTATACACCGGTGTGCGCAGTGTGTTCTGCAATATTAAGCttacttttgaattttattgataGTAATAGCTAAGTAAATACTTCTTGTGTGTTAATAAATACTGCATTTCGTGACTCAGGTAACCgaaacgttttatttacattagtgttaaattatacaaggtcattttttttgaagaagTCAACGCGGTCAAGTGAACTCATCTTAAAGACAAATAGTACTTGATAGTTTGCTTAACATTAAGTATTTCAAGAAAACCTTTTATGAATTTGACACATTCCATGCCTCCATATATTTTTCGTATGAAAGTGAACTCGTCAGGTGAATGTCACAGCATGTGTTAAGTGCTCAGTGCTCACCTGCAGCTTGACCTTGTGCGCCTCAATGGGTATGATGTGCATGAAGGGCAGCTCCGTCACCAGCACCTTGGGGTGCGAGCGTCTCAGGCAGCCGTCCTCCAGGTCCCAGCGCGCGCCCTCCAGGTACAGCCCGCGAACGTAACAGCCCTGCACAAAAATTTTCCgatctaaatataattaagtaaaatattaattaattaaatacgacAAACCAAATAACTTCaattcattacattttaatttcattgaaacGATAGTGTAGTGCCAACTGTCTTAAAAATACCAGCACTGAAAATCGTAACCGCGATTTTTGGTACCTCTTTATTTATACacaaataattgataatttagttttgtaaaaGATGAGATAGTCACCAAAAGGTTCAGTATGAATGTTGTACTAACGGAGTCGGGACGCTGCTCTATGTCGGGCACGGCGGTGTACTTGGTGACGCGCGTGTACTGCGTGGAGCGGTCGAGCGGCCACACGCGCGCGCGGCACGTCGTCTGCACGTGCGCGATCAGGTACGACTCCGGCACGTGCAGACCCGATAGCCACATCACTATCGGCTCCTCCATCGTCGCCTGCACACAAAACAACAGATTATATAGTTAGGGCCAACAAGTACACTGTAGTTATCTttgcttaattatttattgttgtatcgataattttgttttaaaagctgTCAGAATCACTTGTATATGGTCAACGAGTAAGGCGTGTGTATGTCTGTGGGGGGGAGGTATACTCACCCAGTCAGTGTATTGTTTGGTGCGCTCCATGAAGTGGTCCATCCAGCCGCCGAGACCCTTGCAGGTGGCGGGGGCGAGAGCGCGCCATACATTCGGTAGCTGCCCGTTGAACAGGCTGGAGGCCACGTTGTCCAGCACCGCGTCCATGCCGATCTCCCCGGCCAGTGCCTTGCGCAGCAGCGACAGAGTGCTGTGCATCTTGCTGATCAGACGGTTGAACCTGAACACAAACATGACTACATTCAGCTAGTAATCAAACTAAAGAACTGAATCCCTGGTCAcccaaagaattaaatttgtttcccATTTAATTATCGATCGACAGAATACTTAATTAAGCACGCATGTATGTTATTCTGACAAGTTTCCGACTAAATAGCGTTGTGAGCGTCAAACGTCAAACGTCCTCGACTGTAAATGTATATCAGGATAGAGACACATGAGGCAACCTCTCGAGCTCCTGCAGCAGCACGACGACGGCTGGCGTGATGTTCATCTCGAACTGCTTGCGCACGCGCCACACCTCGTACTGCGCCGGCAGTTTGGCCAGCACGTCTACTGCTATGGAGTCGATGAAGTCTTCGCGGCTCATCGCACCCCCGCCCTCGCCTGCAACGTGCACACAGAATACCATTACAGTAAGAGAGAGGAGAGAAAAAGAGCAATCTCTTACAATAGTGTTATCAAGTCAGGACTATCATAATGGCCtccataaatataaagtaatgttaaaaatataactattacCTTCACTTTTCACTTGCAGCatgaaaatgattttataaataagatttatataacaaaaaaaaaaaattgttacatctATAAATTCCAATACTTACAATCTCGCTTTGTGACTGGCagcacaaaaaaaagtattaaatatataaaagagcaCCGAAATAACTCATGTATAGTttactaatcgttggtttccgagaccaaaatccatgtataagatatattattatctcagatttgtcaaagataatgcgAGGGACGACAAGGCAGAAATGTTGGTCTCAGAAAGCAATAATAAGTACTATTTAAGATATGGCTtccaaaaagaataaataaacaatttataaaataaattatttatttattggcaACGCTTAAAGTTTGAAGAGTGATAAGTGTTTTGCAATTCGTGTTCGTATACTTCGAGTGTCGAAAAGATATGTTAATGTGATTCCATAtatgaattgttttatttgagaaATGCAATGATTAAATATACTGACTTGTCTGCGGCTGCAGCTCGATAAGATGCGACCACATGTCGCGCACGGCCTGGCTGAAGTATCCGATCTCCGCATTGGGATGCAGCCCGAACACCTCCGGTGTGTTCGCCAGCGGCAGCGAGTCCACGAACTCTGATAAAAAAGTGAAACACACGAGTTCAATCAAACTTCTTTTGGGTAGATACTAAGTCAGTTATCTACACTTGCTAGAGTTCACTTGAAACATGCAAACAATTCTGACTTGAATTATAACCTCTTTAAAAgtcaaaaacaacatttaacaaaaaaattagccaaaatttttcttataataaagtttaacaagtaaaaaagttaCGTGATTAGAAACGCTAAACTACTTTATTCCAGATATAGAGACTAAACGCCAACACTGTTTGGTTTTAAAGGATTATTTTTCGTGAAACAACTTCACCACTATTCCCTGTCTCTAACACGTTTACTGACCGATATATTCCTCTCGCTCGCCGTCGGGCGGTATGTAGTAGTCGAAGACGTCGTCGTGGTAGAAGTGGAAGGGCTGGAACTTGTCGAAGAGAAACTCGCCCAAGTACTCGTCCATGTAAGTGCCCACCACACGCCGGTCAAAGTCGTCTATCACTCGTCCGCCGTACATCACCTGCCAACATGTTACATGATGCCACCCGAGAGGGACAGAAAATGTTCTATTTGGCATAATCCTTACTAACTATACAATAAATGGTATTAAATTGAACTGTACTTTCTGTTTATTGTATGGtgtgtgaaattttattaaaaatctattattattttttaattatggagTTAACCTCTCCAAAGAGGTACTTGAGCGTGGCCCAGGGCACGACGCCGGTGGTGCGGTCGAGGTAGCACTGCAGGATCTGCATGCACACCACGAAGTCCGACTCGCTGAAGTCGTATGATATGTTCCACCCGATCTTGTCGTATTTGCGGCGCTCCTAGACGTAGTAgcataaaatctttataatatgtCATTCAAGTTGTATGAATATGATTAATGAGGTGCAATAAAGTTGTCtaagttattaaattgcaATGCTTCTCTTTAATATgaagtatttcaaataattatagaaTTCTTTATGGATTAGATGACTTACTTGTACGACAGCGTGGAAGAACGCCAGCACGTAGACGAGCTTCTTGAACTGTGGATGCGCGCACTCCTCCAGCGCGTGAGGTCGCATCTTGAAGTACGTGTTGCGAAGGTTCAACTTCAAGCCGTTAGGGGGCTCTGTCACCACTGATAgtcaacaaaacattaaacaatgcCGTGAACTTACCTAGACCTATATATCAATTCATGCCtaactaaaataaagtattgtcAGTGTAACCACTTCTTCAGATTACCTTTAAGCGACCTCTGCAGTATGCCAATGGGGAAGGTTGGCGTGGGGTCTGTGGTGAGCCAGAGCCGGTACTCCGGGTGAGGCTTGGTCAGCAGCTCCAGTTGCTTCTCCAGCTCGCGCAGGAACGACACCAGCAGGTGGCAGTTCTGTAGGATCAGCCATTGTCCGTGCGATATCGCGCCTTCAAGAAGCGCTAGTGCTGCctgtacataattataaaaatacccACATGTCCAcattaaagaaagaaagaaccATGACATATCGATGTTAAAACATAGTTTGACTCACGCCCTCCTGCCCCTGTCCTAGAGAGAGGTACTTAAACTTGCCGCCGCCGAAGCCGCAGCGGTCGGCCAGCTTCATGAGGTCGGCCGTGGGGTCCGAGCCGGGGCTCAGAATGAATACCACCGGCGTGAACGGCGTCGTCTGCTCGAATATCATGTCGAGGCTGTCACAATAATGATccaactatatatttttttaattgatttttatttcaacatctTTGTTCTTCAATGTGAGGTGACAGAGTATAACCAGGTTACGCAAAATGTAGAATTATGATGTTAGTGATGGTGACAACTGGTGCCGCACCTGATGACAGGCGGCGTGATGTACTCCTCGCCGAGCGTGGCGGTGATGTAGTCGGTGAGGGCGAGGTAGATGCGGTCGACGCGGAAGCAGCGCAGCAGCATCAGCAGTTCAAACGGCTTCAATCGCTCCCGGTAACCATTCGGGATCTCGTTCGTCTCCGGCGTGTCGCTGTCGAACCACTGCGGGTAgttgaaatttcttttattaatatatgttgacttctatttcaaatttacttaataacaataatgtacCTCTCGCCAATCTTCAAGCTTGGTGCGAATTTGGTCCGGCAGCATTGCAAACACTTCTGAGAAGTCTGTGCTCAGTTTCATTATGTCTTGCCATCCctacaaaattataagtacaaccgaaaaaaaaaacctttgcgtacattttttcaatttaataaaccgAAATGCATAGGTATATATATACCTGTGACGGTATCCAGGAGGCTGGGCAAACAGTGGCGGCCTTTTCCAACGCGACGTTGCCCTTGATGAAGAAGTCGAGTTGAGCCTGACTTACGTTGCCCTCATTCTGCTCCAATTTTATGTTCATTTGGAAAGAATACAGCAGCTTATGACGCTCAAATATAcctgaattattttcatataaaatttctgtagtcgctttagaaaataaaagataaaaagacaaaaaaaacaaaacagtttCAGAGTACACACCGGTGCAGCCGTAGTCGTACACGTTTTTGGTGAGCATGTCGATGATATTCTTCAAACGTTTCGCGAGAATCACATTGGGCATGGCTTTTCTAAGCGAAAACGAAAACacctgaaaatattttatagtaccGATTCGAtagtttaagataaaaaactgtcgtaacaaaataatgttatgaaaACCCTCGAAagtaagaaagttctcttcttttttctaacatgtctatattgtataattattgttatttcgcattCGGTGTCGGCTGAAGTAAATAAgtgtcattttatatttgagatgaaTTAGACATAGTTTCGTTTATGTCccgtccctacttaggccgaaccCGATTCCAGAATAACCataattataaagattaaattttttttaatcaaaatcggagcatcAGGGGCGGGGCTTCGCtgtaaaacacataaaaaaatacagtgtaATAGATAACCTactcctttttgaagtcggctaaaaataaacttacttcAAGGTATGAAGAAAGTGAATACTGGTACATAGAATTGACGACTGCCATGTCTGATAACACAAAGAAGAGAATGGAGCCTCGCTTCGCCACAGGTCTGTATCCGTCTCGAAGTTTCTCAATGTCTTTTGTTGTTACTTCTGCCAGTTCCAATTTCTCCATTACCTGCAACGAAAGCATCATactttgtatgtataaaatgtagtcactattttaaacatttcacaAGTATTTCATAAACGTATCGATACGCCTTTTTTGCTAGAATCAGTGTTACCTCTGCAGCTTTGGCCTTAGTATTTTCGAGGGTATCGACTAGTTCTACATTATCCAGCATGTTGCCAGTCGACGTTGCCAGCTCTCTCAGCAGAGAGTCCTCCAGACCTGACAGAAGACTCTTGTTGGCACTCGTCTCCATGATGAGACTTTCTCGCTGTTCCTCTAAATCCGATCTTTCTGCGCGTACTACCACACTGAGGAGCTGGTCTTCTAAGCCCTGGAAAAAAGGGataaaatggaaataaaatcaGCCGACTTATTGATTGCAAAAATCTGTTTATCAATCCAAACAGTCCTGACAAAACTAGACAGCTAATAGTTATTGCTAAACTCAAACTAAAACGGTTCACATTGGTGAATATCTGGGAAGGAAGAGCATATATATCTACCCCTTGGTAGATATACTAAAGAGAGAAATTAACAGTATCAGGACCCTTTATAAGCGTTTGCTGAACAAGATAATACAACCAAATAAATGCTGAAGATTTAATTGAAGAGAAACATAGAATTTTAGAATTGATATAGATTTACCTGCACAGTGACGGTGTAGTTGATGACGACTGCCTTAGCGTATGCGGCAGGATTGAACTGTGGGTTGGCGAGCTTCGTGGTCAGGTACAGTCGGAAATTGGGGTCGTAATCCACCTCCGAGCTGCCCAGCAACACGAATGTACGCCCGCCCTCCACTGACAATATCATAAACGTATGCAATTATAAACATCATTCTGTTTATATCATTTcgaaataattcaatttacctttaatatttttctcaagAACA
This DNA window, taken from Papilio machaon chromosome 16, ilPapMach1.1, whole genome shotgun sequence, encodes the following:
- the LOC106711142 gene encoding probable Ufm1-specific protease; the protein is MSTKMTTNLLTNVHNVLSRESDKNCYLVQGNYQYYHYGCDGFDDRGWGCGYRTLQTLCSWLNLNYKNINTVPSIKEIQEILVELEDKPKSFLGSRQWIGSFEVCLVIDKLYDVPCKIVHVNKGDELEKITDILKVHFTTFGSPIMMGGDVDCSSKGVMGVKVSERNSSLLIVDPHYFGKEQSKEFLKNKDWVKWQPLNDFLSTSFYNLCLPQVKANKQI